GCTGATAAGCCTGTGCTGTCTTGAGGTTCTGGTTCTTGAGGATCTCCCGGAGCCTGGCGCTTTGCTTGGCGGAGAGCTTTCCCGGGTTCTTGAGCCAAAGCCAGCGGCTCTTTTTCAGGTCTGGTTGGGAGAGGGCTTCCCCCTTGCGTACGGCATCTACGGCCTCATTGACGAGCTTCATGAGGTGAAAGCGATCGAAGGTGACCTGGGCGTTGGGCAGGTGTTCTGCGGCCCCTTTTTGGAAGGCTGGCGAGAGGTCCATGCTGACCTCCGTAATGGCCTCGGCGCTGCCGCCATGGGCCTGCAGATCTTCGGCGAACTGCGCAAAAGTCTCGGCATCCTTGCCGGGTGTGGCAAACAGCAGGCGCTTCGCCACGAGGTCCACAAACAGGGTGATGTAATCATGGCCGCGCCGGCTGCTCGTCTCATCGATACCGACGGAATGGACCTCTGACATGTCCGCGGCCTCGCGGGCCTTGGCGACGTAATGATCGAGCACCCGCCAGAGTCGCTGGTCCGTCTCCCGCACTAGGCGGGAGACCGTCAACACGGGCATCTCCCGGACCATGGCCATGACTAGAGCCTCAAAGAGCAGCGTGAATCCCGAGCCTTCCCGCGCCCAAGGGACGGATACCAAATGCACGCCGTGTTCCGGGCAATGGACCCGTGGTACGCGGGCATGGAGATAAGCCGCATGCTGGAAGAAGTCGAGGTGACGCCAGACCTTCTCCTGGGTGTCATAGACCGGGCAGTCCTGGCCGCAGACCGGACAGGGAAACTGACTACCCCTTGGGAAGTTCACATGCAGGTCCAGGCGCTTTTCCTCCACCGTGAACCGCACATCGTCCACCATCCACGGCGGAACCAACCCCAACGCCAGAGTGAACAGTTGATTACCTTGGTCCATCCTTATCCTCAGCTCGCTGCCCTTCCCATAAAGCAATCATACCGCCTTACCCACTCAATGTGTCGAGGAGCCCATGCTTTTGTGTTACAACAACGGCCCTCGCCATAAGCATGGCGCCAACTGGTAGTCGCTCATGTCTCGCTATTCCAGTACCCCACATCAGGATGTTGGCGTGCGTCGTGCTTTGGGCGCAGCAATGCTGGGCATGCTTCTGGATGGCTACGATCTCAGCATCATGGCTGTAGTGCTTCTGCCGCTGCACAGTGCTTGGCACCTGCATGCCGCAGAAACCGGACTGCTCATGGGCATGGCCCTGATCGGCTCGTTGCTCGGGGGATTGTTTGGCGGATTTTTCACCGACCGCTTTGGACGGCGAGGACTCCTCACTCCAAATATGCTGCTGTATATTGGCGGGGCCTTGCTCAGCGCCCTGAGCCCCAACCTGAGCATGCTCTTCGCCGGACGCCTGCTCACCGGCATCGCCATTGGTCTGGACTATCCTTGGTCGCCACCATCGTCGCCGAATATACTCCGTCGGCTCTGCGCGGAAATCGCTTCGCAAGGGTGAACATGGCCTGGTACGTGGGTGCTCTGTTGTCCACTGCCATTGGTTGGTCATTGCTGTTCATCGGCAGCGACTCCTGGCGCTGGATGTTGGGCAGCGCTGCCCTACCCGCCTTGGCGCTCCTTTGGCTACGGCGCGGGCTACCGGAGTCGCCACGTTGGCTGGTGCGCCACGAGAGGATGCCGCAAGCGGACCTGGCTCTGCTGCAACTGCACCCAGAAAGTACTACCGCGGAACGACAGGCGATGCTGCGGGATTTTGCTGCACCGTCCCGTTCCTGGCGGATTCTGATACAGAAGGCGTGGTTGCGTCGCCTGTTTCTGAGCATCTTCCCGTGGTTCTGTCTGGATGTGGTCGGACTGGGGATTGGACTGTATTTCCCTCTGGTGCTGCGCAGCAGCGGCTTTGCGCCGAGTGACGCGGCAGCAGCGGCCATCAACGCCGGCATCCTCTGTATCTCGCTGCTGGGCATCGGCTATATGATGCCCCGGATCGACCGTTGGGGCCGGGTTCCGCTGCAAAGCACCGGGTTTCTCTTCATGACCGCCGGCCTGTTGTTGTTTGCGCTGGCCGCCGCGCAGAACTGGCTGAGCGGCATCTACGTAGCCTCTGCGATCTACGCCCTAGGGGTGGGAATCGGGCCTGGCGTCACCGTCTTTGCTTTCGCCACAGAGCTTTTTCCCACCGAATACCGCGCCAGCGTCGCCGGCCTGGCCACGGGGATCTCCCGTGCCGGCGCCCTCCTCTCCGCCCTTCTCTTCCCCTCCCTGGAGAAAACTTGGGGTCTCCCCCGCCTGCTGGTTCTGCTAGCGGCTATTTCTCTTCTTGCGGTCTGGGTGACCTGGCGCTACGGCGTCGAACCCCGGCAAAAAAGTCTGGAGGATCTGGAAAAAGTGTAAGAAAGCAGCGACGGCAGCCGTAGACATTGACTTTTTCTTCTTTTGTGATAATCATTCGCGTTATCATTTCTACGATAGAAGAGGTTCGCAGAGCATGGCAATCGCACAGAGCGGTCTACCCCTCCCCAAAAAACACCGATTAGGCACCTTTCTTGCCGTGCTGGGACCCGGGCTGGTGGTGATGTTGGCGGACACCGATGTGGGAAGTGTCATCACTGCGGCGCAGAGCGGTGCGCAATGGGGCTACCGACTGCTGCTCTTGCAGTTGATTTTGATGCCCATCCTCTATGTGGTACAGGAGCTGACGGTTCGCCTGGGGATCTTTACCGGCAAAGGTCATGGGGAGCTGATCAGCGAGACCTTTGGCAAGCACTGGGCTTATGTTTCCGTAACCGGACTGAGCATTGCCAGCGCTGGCGCTTTACTTACGGAATTTTCTGGTCTGGCGGGGGTAAGTGAGCTGTTTGGCCTACCGCGAGCGTTGGGGGTGGTTCTGGGCGCCAGCGCACTGTGGTTGATCGTGATTACTGGCTCGTACCGCCGGGTAGAGCGAATTGCCCTGATTTTTGGGGCCTTTGAAGTGGTCTTTTTTGGTATCGCCTGGGCCGCCCATCCCGATCTACAGAGCCTGTTACACGGCCTCACCCAAGTGGAGCTCGGCAACCGCAATTACATGATGCTGGTGGCAGCGAACATCGGCGCCGTCATCATGCCTTGGATGATCTTCTACCAGCAATCGGCCGTTGCCGACAAGGGGCTACGCCCGATGGACTACCCTCATGCCCGCTGGGATACCGCCATCGGTTCGGTAATCACCCAGCTGATCATGGCCGCGGTATTGATCGCAACCGCTGCAACTATTGGCATGTCCAATCCCAATGCCTCCCTGAATACCGTGCAACAGTTGTCAGAGGCCATTACGCCCTTTCTCGGGACGGCCTGGGGACGCATCGTCTTCTCTTTGGGCATCGTCGGCGCCGGCATGATTGCCGCCATCGTTGCCACCCTGGCGGCGGCCTGGGGCTGGGGCGAAGTCACGGGCTTCAAGCATTCCCTCGAGCATCATCCCAAGGAGGCACCCTGGTTCTATGGCACCTACACCCTGGTATTACTGGCGGGTACCATCGCGGTGATCTTCATTCCCGATCTGGTCAGCCTGGATATCGCGGTAGAGGTCATGAATGCGCTTTTGCTCCCGCTGGTGCTGGGCTTCCTGATTGCTCTGGCGTTCAAGGCGCTCCCCGACGAGCATCGCCTGCGCGGCTGGTATTTTTGGGTGGTTCTGGTTTTAGGCGGCGCCAGCGCCGGACTTGGGGTCTACGGCGGCATCACCAGCATTCCCGGCCTCTAGTCTCGCATTGCCGACGCAGGGAGTGCGCCGTATGCTCCCTTCATGAAAGAGGAACGCGTCACCGAAGTCCATCCATACCATCAAGCAATGGCAGGGATCCTCGACCAGGCCCACCTGTCATCGCGACATTACCGCCTCTGGCTGCTGGCAACCGCCGGTCCGCTACTGAGTGGCGTGAGCATGATGGTACTCGGCATCAGCCTGCCGCTGTTACACACGCCTTTCCATCTTCATCCCAGCAGCATGGGCCTGGCAGCGGCGAGCCTGATGGGGGGCACGGTCATCGGCGCGTTGCTGAGCGGGCACTTGGCCGATCGTTTTGGCCGCCGGCCGCTGCTCATCGCCAATGCCTTGGGCCTCCTGCTTGCAGGGATCTGGCTCAGTCTCGCGCCTAACGCCACTCTTCTGCTTCTGGGAGAGCTGGTTCTCGGGATTGCCGTGGGCGGCGATTTTCCGGTAGGGAGCAGCTATATTTCTGAGTTCATGCCGCAACACCATCGCGGGCGCATGCTCGCCGCGTCAATGGCTCTGCAACCCTTGGGCATGCTGCTCAGCGCCGGGATCGCCCTGCTGCTGATAGACGGCAGCGGTACCGCCTGGCGTTGGCTCATGGCTTGGCAGGCCGCCATCGCCCTGCCCTACTTTTTGGGTCGGTGGCGACTACCCGAGAGCATACGTTGGTTGATGGCGCACGGCCACAATCAGATCGCCGTAGCGGAGCTTACCCGTTTTGCGCCACAACGCGCCACAGAATTACAGCGGATGGGCAGAGAACTGGGCCATCGTATCCATGAGGTAAGCAAGACTCCAGTCGCTGCCAAGCCTGCCTGGCAGATATTGTTTACCAAGGAATATCGTCGGCGCAGCTCACTGGTCACTCTTCCCTGGTTTCTGATGGATATGACGACCTACGGGATCGGCCTGTTCACTCCGATCCTGCTTGCCTCGATGAGCTTCCTGCCGCCGGATCTTTCGGCCTCCCAGAGAGACTGGGTCAACACCCTGCACACGGCAGAGGTGGATTTCTTTCTCCTCGCCGGCGCCGTGGCTGCCCTCTGGCTCGTCCCCCGTTTTGGACGGATGCAGATGCAGATCCAGGGTTTTTGGGGGATGACCCTGGGCTTGCTGCTGCTCTGGCTGGCGACGACGGCGCACTGGTCCTTTGTTGCGCTGTTTCTGGGCTTTGCCGTCTACAATTTCACCATGACCGTCGGGCCCAATGCGACCACCTTCATCTTGCCTACCGAGATGTATCCGACCCAGGTCCGCGCCCTTGGATCGGGCTTTGCCGCTGCCTTCGCCAAAATCGGGGCTACCCTGGCCGTCTTTTTGCTGCCCATACTGCAACACGATCTGGGCGTAGAGCTGCTCCTGCTCGGGCTGGCGCTGCTCAGTCTGCTCGGGGGAATTTTGACCTATACTTTCCGCGTGGAAGGCCACGGTCTGACTTTGGAGGAGCACCATGGAAGCCTGCCATTGCGCTCACGTCAGCTGGAAGGCTGAAATGCTCAAAGTAGGGGAGCTTATTGGTGAGCACATCGGAGATTCACATGCCGTTTTCTCATTTTGACGCGATCTTGCAGCAGGTAGCGCCGCTCGACGACATTCCGGTGGCGGTGGTGGATGCCGGCCAACGGGAAGTATTGGAAGCGGCCTGTGCCGCCAGGGCACAAAGCATCATCGAGCCCATTCTGTTGGGTAGCGCGCAACAGATCCGTGCATTGCTGGAGAATCTGCGACAGGAGACTGGTAACTGTCCATCGTTTCGCATTATTGACGTCCCAAGCAGTGAGGCGGCAGCGGAAGAGGCGGTACAGATGGTCGAACGCGGCGAAGCGGCGGCCATCATGAAAGGCCACATCCACAGCGATGCCTTTCTCCATCCCATCCTCGCCAAACTGCGCACCGATCGCCGTTTGTCCCACATCTTTGTCGCCGAGCTGGAAAGCTACCACAAACCCTTGCTCATCACCGATGCGGCGATCAACATCAGCCCGGACCTACTCAGCAAGGCAGCGATTCTGCAAAACGCCATCGATCTCGCCCGGATCCTCGGTGTCGAGCAGCCCAAGGCAGCGGCGTTGTCCGCAGTGGAGACGGTGAATCCCGCCATCGCTTCCACCGTCGATGCCGCCTGCCTGGCCAAAATGGCAGAGCGTGGGCAGATCCAGCACGCCATCGTCGATGGGCCCCTGGCCTTCGATAATGCCATCTCCGCCCATTCAGCCGAGGTCAAAGGAATCTCTAGTCCGGTCGCTGGCGAGGTGGATATCCTGCTCGTGCCGGATCTGGTTTCCGGCAACATCCTCGCCAAGGATCTGGAATATCTGGCCCATGCCAGCCTGGCGGGCATTGTCATGGGGGCCAAGGTGCCGATCATCCTCACCTCACGTGCCGATCCCCCGCGCGCACGCCTGGTTTCCGCCGCCCTGGCCGCCCTCCTGCACTATGCCGAGAAGTCCAAATGAGCCCGCAAAACGCCGAGTGCCATCCCTGTGCCAACATCGTCACCCTGACCCTGAATCCGGCGGTGGACGTCAGCTATGAATTTGCGCAGTTGCTCCCCGATCAAAAAACCCATGCCAGCAGTACTCGCTTCGATCCCGGTGGTAATGGCATCAACGTTGCGCGTGCCTTGAAAGAGCTCTTCGTCTGTGCGCACAGTTGCTGCGTGGTCGCCGGACATGTGGGCCGCCTCCTGCAAACGTTGTTGCGCCACAGCCTGGACGATCCCCACTGTGTGGAAGTGATCGGCGAAACGCGGATCAATGCCACCCTACTGCAACAAGACCCCGCGGTGCAGTACGAGGTGACGGGACAGGGTCCGCTGCTTTCCTCCTTGGTTCTCGAAGAGGTGCGCAGCAAGGTCTGCAGTCTGGCCGACATTGGCATTGCCGTGCTCACCGGTTCCCTGCCCCCCGGCGTGCCGGCGGATTTTTATGCGCAGCTCATCGAACAGCTGCGGCAGCAAGGGGCCAGGGTCATCCTCGACGCCAACGGCGAAGCCCTGCAACGGGGCATCGCCGCCAAACCGTTTCTGATCAAGCCCAACGCCCATGAATTGCGCCAACTTAGCGGCAAAAGTCTGAGCACTCGCGAGGAGATGATCGCCGCGGCCCGCCAGGTACAACAACAGGGCATCGATTACGTCTGTGTCTCCCTTGGTGGCGAGGGCGCCCTGCTCATCGGCTCCGAGCAGAGCTTCTTCGCCAATGCGCCACGCATCCAAATCCGCTCCACCGTTGGCGCTGGCGATTCAATGGTCGCCGGGCTGGTAGCGGCTTTCGCGCAAGGGCAACGTCCGGAGGAAGCCCTGCGCCTTGCCGTCGCCTGCGGTAGTGCGACGGCGGCACAGCCGGGCACCAGCATTTTCACCCACAACGATCTAGACCCACTTCTGCGGCAGATCGAGGTGGAGAATCTCGTACCCTGAAAGGAGAACGCCATGCAACAGCAACGCAAAGCTCCCATTGGTATCAGCCGGGAGGCCAGCCGACGCTGGCAGGAAAACTATGAACGGATTACCCAAGGCTCCGGCCGATTGTTCCTGATGGCTGGTGACCAGAAGGTCGAACATCTGAATGATGATTTCGTGGGCGGTAACGTCGCCGCCGCGGACGCCGATCCAGAACATCTTTTTCGCATTGCCAGCCAGGCGCCCATTGGCTGCTTCGCCACCCAGCTCGGACTGGTGGCGCAGTATGGAGGGGACTACCCCGAGATTCCGTACCTGCTCAAGCTCAACAGCAAGACCCATCTGCTTTCCGGCGCCGAACACGATCCCCGCAGTCGTCAGTGGCAAAGCATGGCGCAGGTCAAGGAGTTCATGCAGCATGCCGGGGTGACGATCGTGGGTGTGGGCTACACCATCTATCCTGGCTCGGAATTTGAAGCGGAAATGTTGACGGAGGCCGCGCAACTCATCCACGATGCCCATAGCCTCGGTCTGTTGGCGGTGATCTGGGCCTATCCGCGCGGAAGAGCGGTGGGTAAACGGGAACACGATCCACATCTGATTGCCGGGGCCGCTGGGCTGGTCGCCTGCCTGGGTGCGGATTTCGTCAAGGTCAACCCACCACTGAATGCCCAAGGTGAGGCCGAGGCCAAGCTATTGGGCGAAGCGGTTGCCGCCGCCGGACGCACGCAGCTGGTCTGTGCCGGGGGCTCGGAAGTCAGCAGTGCGGACTTCGTCCGCCGTCTGGACGAGCAACTGCGCGACGGGCACACGGCGGGCTGTGCCACTGGCCGCAATGTCCACCAACGCAGTCAACCAGAAGCTGTCGCCCTGTGCCGGGCCATTCACAGCTTGGTGGTCGAGGATCGCGGCCTGGACCATGCCTTGGCATTGTTGCACGAGGGCTGAGCGCGCATGGGTCATCTGCCGCGCCAGAAAAGCAAGATCGTCTGTACCATCGGTCCGGCCTCTGATCGCGTCACCGTCCTCGAGGCCATGCTGCGGGCCGGCATGGACGTCGCACGCATCAATCTCGCCCATGGCAGCATCCCCGAGCATGCCCAACGCATCCAGCGCATCCGTAGCGCCAGCGCGCGGATCGGCAAACGGGTAGCCATCCTCGCGGATCTGCCGGGGCCCAAGATTCGCATCGGGGCATTGCCGCAGCCCCTCCAGCTCAAAAAAGGTCAACGTCTGCGTCTGGGGGCGGGACCCTACCACGAAGAGCAGGGGCAGGCCTATTTGCCTCTGGAATTGCCGGAACTCGCGCGTCCTTTGCGCAAGGGAGATGATGTCTTCCTGGCCGACGGCTTCCTGCATTTGCGCGTCGAAACAGAGGAACAGGGGATACTGCACTGCCGCGTTGTGGTGGGCGGCGAGTTGCGCTCCCACAAGGGCGTCAATCTGCCCGGCTTGCTGCTCGCCGGCACTGCGCTCACGCCGCACGACCAGGACTTGTTGCGCGCCATTCTGCCTCTGGAGGTGGATGGGATCAGCGTTTCCTTCGTCGAGTCGGCCGCCGAGCTGGAGCAGGCCCGTCGTATAGCCGCGCAACAGGGTCAGGAGCCGTTTCTGGTGGCCAAGATCGAGCGTCAGCGCGCCCTCCGCAATCTGCCAGAAATCCTCGCGGCTTGCGATGGGATTATGGTGGCGCGCGGCGATCTGGGGGTGGAGATCCCGATCCAGAGCATTGCCCGACAGCAGAAAGAACTCATTCACCGTGCCCGCGCTGCCGGCAAGGCAGTCATCACCGCCACACAGATGCTGGAGTCGATGGTCAACAACCCCCGTCCCACCCGCGCCGAGGTGAACGACGTCGCCAACGCCATCCTCGATGGCAGCGACGCCGTGATGCTCTCGGAGGAGTCGGCCATGGGCAACTATCCGCTCGAAAGCGTGCGCATGATGGCGCGCATCGCTGCCGACATCGAAGGCTCGGGCTTCAACGCCCGAGAGCTCAGCTGTCAAAAGAGTGAAAAGGCAGCCGTGGAAGCGGTGATCGCCTGCGACGTGCACGCGGCAACCGCAATGTTGAAGCCGCAGTTCATCGTCACCCCCACGGAAACCGGGGCTACCGCAGCGCGCATCGCGCGCCTGCGGCCGCCGACCTGGATCCTTGCCCCCAGCCGTCACCCGGCAACCTGTCAGCGTCTGTGTTTTTACTCGGGGGTCTACCCGATCTTACTCGACCCAGGCTCTGGCAGCTGGGAAAGCGCCATACGCCGCTGGCTGCTCGACAACGGCTGGCAACAGGGCCACATCATTCTCACTCAGGGTCCAAGCCAAGGTCACCCGGGTGGCACCAATAGATTGGAGATCATCGACCTCGCGGTATCCGATTCCCCCCAAAGCAAGGAGACAATGATGGAGAGCCTGATTGAAGACATCACCGCTCGCGAAATTCTCGACTCGCGCGGCAACCCCACCGTCGAAGCGGAGGTCTTATTGACCGATGGCAGCCGCGGACGGGCCGCGGTGCCCTCGGGTGCCTCAACCGGCAGCCGCGAGGCCCTGGAGTTGCGCGACCAGGACCCCAAACGCTTTGCTGGCAAAGGGGTGCGGAAAGTCATCGAGCACATTGAAGAAGAGATCGCCCCCAATCTGATCGATCTGGACGCGAGCGCCCAAAAAATGATCGACGATACCCTGCTCGGCCTGGATGGGACTGCCAACAAATCTCGCCTGGGGGCCAATGCCCTGCTCGCCGTATCCCTGGCCTGCGCCCGCGCTGCCGCCGAGAGCAAGGATCTGCCCCTCTATGCCTATCTCGGTGGCCCTGCTGCCTCCCGCCTGCCGGTGCCCTGCCTCAACGTCCTCAACGGCGGCGTCCATGCCCACTGGCAGGGGGCGGATTTTCAGGAAACCATGCTGGTGCCTTTTGGCGCCGATTCTTTCCGCGAAGCCATCCGCTGGGGCGCGGAGGTCTATCACGCCCTGCAAAGTCTGCTTCTGGAAAGACACCTGAGCGTTGGCGTGGGCGACGAGGGCGGCTTTGCCCCGGCGGTGCAGTCTAACCACGAAACCCTGGATCTGCTCGTCGCTGCCATTGAAAAGGCCGGCTTCGTCCCGGGGAAGGATTGCGGCATCGCCATCGACCCGGCTTCTTCGGAATTTTATCGAGATGGCTTGTATCAGCTGCACACCGAAAAGCGTGCCATCAGCAGCGAAGAGATGATCGAATACTACAGCAAGCTGGTGGATGACTATCCCATCGTGCTGTTGGAGGATGGCCTGGCCGAGGACGATTGGGATTCCTGGAAACAACTCAACGCGCGGCTGGGCAGTCGCATCGAGCTGGTGGGCGACGATATCTTCTGCACCAACCCGGAGATCATCGCCCGCGGGATCAGGGACAACATCGCCAATTCCGTGCTCATCAAGCTCAATCAGATCGGCACCGTCAGCGAGACCTTCGCTGCCGCGCGACTGGCCCAGTTCCACGGTTGGGGGGCCTTCGTTTCGCATCGCTCCGGGGAAACCACCGACGATTTCATTGCCGACCTCACCGTGGCCCTGGACAGCGGTCACATCAAATCCGGTGCACCCTGCCGCGGCGAGCGCGTCGCCAAGTATAACCAGCTCCTGCGCATCGAAGAAGAATTGGGCACTGCCGCCACCTACGCTGGCGCCCAGGCCTTCGTCCGTCCGGCCATCCGCTGACAACGCGGCCGCTTAGCGCCTCAGAAGAGGCTACGGGCGGCCTTGCCAATGCCCTCGGCGGACATAGGATGCTGGTCGGCAAAACGGGCGAGATCATAGGCCGTCGCCCCCAGGCTTAGCGCCGTTCCCATCTGCCCAATAAGGCTACCGGCATCGATGCCGACGATCCAGCCCCCAGCAGGCGCAGGGAGGAAGGCTCGAAGAACAAGCGAATCTCTCCCTCCAGGCGCTCCAGGATCTGCGCCCGGGAGTCTTCGGCGAAATCATAGCGGCCCACCAATAGCTCGCGTCCTTCGGCCTTGGCTGGGGTAACGCCGATATAGGCCGCGGCCGGGAGGGTGAAGATCGTCGTTGGCACGTTGTAGAAGTCCGCGTAATCGAGGGGCTGATTGCCGCCCAGGATATTATGGGCGGCAACCAGAGATTGCCGTACCGCTGCATGAAAGAGCGGCACCCGACCATTGACGTCACCGGCGGCGTAGATATGCGGATAGCGGGTCTGCAGGGAAGGCCCAACGCGGATGCCGTGTCGGTCAAATTCGATACCGATCCCTTCGCAACCCTCGGGAATCACTGGGGAACGCCCCACCGCAAGCAGCACCGCCTCCGCCTCGGCACTTTCCTCCTGCCCGGACCGTTGCCAAACCACCCGACGCAGCGGACCTTGGGCCTCGATGCGCTGCACATCGACATCGGTCAGGATCCGCAGCGCCGCCGGCAACAACGGCTGGAGAAGGGCCACCATGCCCGGGTCCATGCCGTTCAGGATCTGTCCGCCCTTCTGCAAGAGCGTCACCTGGCTACCCAGCTCGGCAAAGAAAGACGCCGTTTCCAGGCCAATATAGCCGCCACCCACTACGATCAGGCGCTTGGGCAAATTGCGCAGGACGGGATCCGGTTTATAGAGATCATGACTGGTCAGACAATGCTCGGCCCCGGGAATGGGAGGTACGAAAACGTCTGAACCGCTGGCAATCAGGATGTGATGGCACTGGATTTTCTCGCTACCGCGCTCATCATCGATCTGCACGGTATGGGGATCCAGAATGCGTGCCACCCCCTTGCGTAGCTCGATACCGGGTTGTGCAGCAAGCTCCTGTGCGTGCTGGGCATAGCGACGTTCCTGCACCCGGTCCTTGTGCTGCACGATGGCCGTATAGTCCGGCGCCAGCCGCTCAGCCAGCCCAAGCTGCGTACCAAAGCGCCCCAGCGCGCCAGCCAAAGACGCCATCTCCCGTACCGCCTTGGATGGCACACAGCCCTCATAGAGACAGTTGCCACTCATCACGCCTTTGGGGTCGACCATGAGTACCCGATGT
This sequence is a window from Acidithiobacillus sp. AMEEHan. Protein-coding genes within it:
- a CDS encoding ISL3 family transposase, which translates into the protein MDQGNQLFTLALGLVPPWMVDDVRFTVEEKRLDLHVNFPRGSQFPCPVCGQDCPVYDTQEKVWRHLDFFQHAAYLHARVPRVHCPEHGVHLVSVPWAREGSGFTLLFEALVMAMVREMPVLTVSRLVRETDQRLWRVLDHYVAKAREAADMSEVHSVGIDETSSRRGHDYITLFVDLVAKRLLFATPGKDAETFAQFAEDLQAHGGSAEAITEVSMDLSPAFQKGAAEHLPNAQVTFDRFHLMKLVNEAVDAVRKGEALSQPDLKKSRWLWLKNPGKLSAKQSARLREILKNQNLKTAQAYQLRLTFQEIFTVQNRHQGATLLKAWVENVKDSGLPPMVKVAYTVMNHWDGVLRWFESQITNGILEGFNSLLQSAKAKARGYRTHKNFINMAYLILGKLDLRLPT
- a CDS encoding divalent metal cation transporter: MAIAQSGLPLPKKHRLGTFLAVLGPGLVVMLADTDVGSVITAAQSGAQWGYRLLLLQLILMPILYVVQELTVRLGIFTGKGHGELISETFGKHWAYVSVTGLSIASAGALLTEFSGLAGVSELFGLPRALGVVLGASALWLIVITGSYRRVERIALIFGAFEVVFFGIAWAAHPDLQSLLHGLTQVELGNRNYMMLVAANIGAVIMPWMIFYQQSAVADKGLRPMDYPHARWDTAIGSVITQLIMAAVLIATAATIGMSNPNASLNTVQQLSEAITPFLGTAWGRIVFSLGIVGAGMIAAIVATLAAAWGWGEVTGFKHSLEHHPKEAPWFYGTYTLVLLAGTIAVIFIPDLVSLDIAVEVMNALLLPLVLGFLIALAFKALPDEHRLRGWYFWVVLVLGGASAGLGVYGGITSIPGL
- a CDS encoding MFS transporter, encoding MKEERVTEVHPYHQAMAGILDQAHLSSRHYRLWLLATAGPLLSGVSMMVLGISLPLLHTPFHLHPSSMGLAAASLMGGTVIGALLSGHLADRFGRRPLLIANALGLLLAGIWLSLAPNATLLLLGELVLGIAVGGDFPVGSSYISEFMPQHHRGRMLAASMALQPLGMLLSAGIALLLIDGSGTAWRWLMAWQAAIALPYFLGRWRLPESIRWLMAHGHNQIAVAELTRFAPQRATELQRMGRELGHRIHEVSKTPVAAKPAWQILFTKEYRRRSSLVTLPWFLMDMTTYGIGLFTPILLASMSFLPPDLSASQRDWVNTLHTAEVDFFLLAGAVAALWLVPRFGRMQMQIQGFWGMTLGLLLLWLATTAHWSFVALFLGFAVYNFTMTVGPNATTFILPTEMYPTQVRALGSGFAAAFAKIGATLAVFLLPILQHDLGVELLLLGLALLSLLGGILTYTFRVEGHGLTLEEHHGSLPLRSRQLEG
- a CDS encoding bifunctional enoyl-CoA hydratase/phosphate acetyltransferase; translated protein: MSTSEIHMPFSHFDAILQQVAPLDDIPVAVVDAGQREVLEAACAARAQSIIEPILLGSAQQIRALLENLRQETGNCPSFRIIDVPSSEAAAEEAVQMVERGEAAAIMKGHIHSDAFLHPILAKLRTDRRLSHIFVAELESYHKPLLITDAAINISPDLLSKAAILQNAIDLARILGVEQPKAAALSAVETVNPAIASTVDAACLAKMAERGQIQHAIVDGPLAFDNAISAHSAEVKGISSPVAGEVDILLVPDLVSGNILAKDLEYLAHASLAGIVMGAKVPIILTSRADPPRARLVSAALAALLHYAEKSK
- the pfkB gene encoding 1-phosphofructokinase; the protein is MSPQNAECHPCANIVTLTLNPAVDVSYEFAQLLPDQKTHASSTRFDPGGNGINVARALKELFVCAHSCCVVAGHVGRLLQTLLRHSLDDPHCVEVIGETRINATLLQQDPAVQYEVTGQGPLLSSLVLEEVRSKVCSLADIGIAVLTGSLPPGVPADFYAQLIEQLRQQGARVILDANGEALQRGIAAKPFLIKPNAHELRQLSGKSLSTREEMIAAARQVQQQGIDYVCVSLGGEGALLIGSEQSFFANAPRIQIRSTVGAGDSMVAGLVAAFAQGQRPEEALRLAVACGSATAAQPGTSIFTHNDLDPLLRQIEVENLVP
- a CDS encoding aldolase; this encodes MQQQRKAPIGISREASRRWQENYERITQGSGRLFLMAGDQKVEHLNDDFVGGNVAAADADPEHLFRIASQAPIGCFATQLGLVAQYGGDYPEIPYLLKLNSKTHLLSGAEHDPRSRQWQSMAQVKEFMQHAGVTIVGVGYTIYPGSEFEAEMLTEAAQLIHDAHSLGLLAVIWAYPRGRAVGKREHDPHLIAGAAGLVACLGADFVKVNPPLNAQGEAEAKLLGEAVAAAGRTQLVCAGGSEVSSADFVRRLDEQLRDGHTAGCATGRNVHQRSQPEAVALCRAIHSLVVEDRGLDHALALLHEG
- the eno gene encoding phosphopyruvate hydratase, which encodes MESLIEDITAREILDSRGNPTVEAEVLLTDGSRGRAAVPSGASTGSREALELRDQDPKRFAGKGVRKVIEHIEEEIAPNLIDLDASAQKMIDDTLLGLDGTANKSRLGANALLAVSLACARAAAESKDLPLYAYLGGPAASRLPVPCLNVLNGGVHAHWQGADFQETMLVPFGADSFREAIRWGAEVYHALQSLLLERHLSVGVGDEGGFAPAVQSNHETLDLLVAAIEKAGFVPGKDCGIAIDPASSEFYRDGLYQLHTEKRAISSEEMIEYYSKLVDDYPIVLLEDGLAEDDWDSWKQLNARLGSRIELVGDDIFCTNPEIIARGIRDNIANSVLIKLNQIGTVSETFAAARLAQFHGWGAFVSHRSGETTDDFIADLTVALDSGHIKSGAPCRGERVAKYNQLLRIEEELGTAATYAGAQAFVRPAIR
- a CDS encoding dihydrolipoyl dehydrogenase, which gives rise to MGETVVDLLCIGAGGAAYPAAFRLARVGHRVLMVDPKGVMSGNCLYEGCVPSKAVREMASLAGALGRFGTQLGLAERLAPDYTAIVQHKDRVQERRYAQHAQELAAQPGIELRKGVARILDPHTVQIDDERGSEKIQCHHILIASGSDVFVPPIPGAEHCLTSHDLYKPDPVLRNLPKRLIVVGGGYIGLETASFFAELGSQVTLLQKGGQILNGMDPGMVALLQPLLPAALRILTDVDVQRIEAQGPLRRVVWQRSGQEESAEAEAVLLAVGRSPVIPEGCEGIGIEFDRHGIRVGPSLQTRYPHIYAAGDVNGRVPLFHAAVRQSLVAAHNILGGNQPLDYADFYNVPTTIFTLPAAAYIGVTPAKAEGRELLVGRYDFAEDSRAQILERLEGEIRLFFEPSSLRLLGAGSSASMPVALLGRWERR